A region from the Triticum aestivum cultivar Chinese Spring chromosome 3D, IWGSC CS RefSeq v2.1, whole genome shotgun sequence genome encodes:
- the LOC123080197 gene encoding cysteine-rich receptor-like protein kinase 10 produces the protein MPRARAAAVLALALLPTLAAAGIDFRREAPPPGHTCGAQGTYAPGSAYEANLRRLGATLPSQANASSCKCSPGNNAGERPDRVIASAYCYWLPDGSSPDCGACITRAFREAERLCPYHRQAMVVVDGGACSVCFHDEQRMEEGMGVGLTGQFALEPNASYLEFLCLKLRSLLEKQLLESHNNSEHSTQVWKSPQQAAT, from the exons ATGCCTCGCGCTCGTGCCGCGGCCGTCCTGGCGCTCGCGCTTCTGCCGACGCTGGCCGCCGCCGGCATCGATTTCCGCCGCGAGGCCCCGCCGCCCGGTCACACGTGCGGCGCGCAGGGCACGTACGCTCCCGGCAGCGCCTACGAGGCCAACCTGCGGCGTCTCGGCGCCACCCTTCCCTCCCAGGCAAACGCGTCCTCCTGCAAGTGCTCTCCCGGCAACAACGCCGGCGAGCGTCCCGATAGGGTCATCGCGTCGGCCTACTGCTACTGGCTCCCCGACGGGAGCTCGCCGGACTGCGGGGCCTGCATCACGCGGGCTTTCCGGGAGGCGGAACGGCTGTGCCCGTATCACCGGCAGGCCATGGTGGTGGTCGACGGCGGCGCGTGCAGCGTCTGCTTTCACGACGAACAGCGCATGGAGGAGGGCATGGGCGTCGGCCTCACCGGGC AATTTGCACTGGAGCCAAATGCATCATATCTTGAGTTTCTATGTCTGAAGCTGAGGTCTCTGTTAGAGAAGCAACTTTTGGAATCACATAACAACAGTGAACATTCGACCCAAGTTTGGAAGTCACCACAACAAGCCGCTACGTGA
- the LOC123080198 gene encoding integrator complex subunit 9 homolog produces MKLTCVTTPGSGGGGGYHSPASHLLELEGVRLLLDCPVDLSALTAFAPVPLGPDCGDAGDLIRAVPYYWSPAASAAAKAGGVDAVLVSSATGMLGLPFLTRLPSFANTKVYVTELAARIGKLMMGELVEMHSEFVRYYGPDTDGPPKWMQGEKLHKLLSLLQNIVIEDEGMDLAPLMPLYSATNLEECMRKTQTVKYGEEVCFNGMLMLKASSSGLELGNCVWSIKGPRASITYLPSTVFVSAHALDCDYNSLKENDIILFSDFSSLDVMDENNENLGENAMLCDDSLSRDDGVDEDEYVQCLCKNDDIAEEIERISFICSCISDAIKSGGSVLIPIGRLGVILLILEHISETLLSSDMKVPIFMISGAAEKIISFTNAVPEWLCKPRQEKLFSREEEALFGHVELLKEGKLSLFPHLYSKGLLAAWKEPCIVFCPDWNLRHSTAVHLLRRWHADKRNLLVLEQGVDAELALKPFMPVAIQVLECSFLSGIKVRKVNPLLSVLKPKLVLFPEDLKSRCPSKEDAPWSYLYYSKGKTIEIPNTREDFEVGLPTDVAFGLQPRQLDKAIAVARLRAKLHLSKGQYVLVAPKDQSDESNRQLLHWGAVDAGRLLSALQEKGIECAFPADDDDGPAGCERSILITSPGEALVKMAPEKTVIYCDDESTTRLIYDALSSVCNGI; encoded by the exons ATGAAACTGACCTGCGTGACCACccccggcagcggcggcggcggcggctaccactCGCCGGCGAGCCACCTACTGGAGCTGGAGGGGGTCCGCCTCCTCCTCGACTGCCCCGTCGACCTCTCGGCCCTCACAGCATTCGCCCCGGTGCCGCTCGGCCCGGACTGCGGTGACGCGGGGGACCTCATCCGCGCGGTTCCCTACTACTGGTCGCCGGCGGCGTCCGCCGCCGCGAAAGCAGGTGGCGTGGATGCCGTGCTTGTGTCGTCCGCCACGGGGATGCTTGGGCTCCCCTTCCTCACCCGGCTCCCGAGCTTCGCAAACACCAAG GTTTATGTTACAGAGTTAGCTGCAAGGATTGGAAAGCTAATGATGGGGGAGCTCGTGGAGATGCACTCCGAGTTTGTAAGGTACTATGGGCCAGATACAGATGGGCCACCCAAGTGGATGCAAGGGGAGAAACTCCATAAACTCCTGTCATTGTTGCAGAATATAGTGATTGAAGATGAGGGAATGGATTTAGCACCTTTGATGCCTCTCTACAG TGCCACAAACTTAGAAGAATGCATGCGAAAAACCCAGACTGTGAAATACGGAGAGGAGGTTTGCTtcaatggcatgttgatgctgaaAGCCTCTAGCTCTGGCCTGGAGCTTGGCAATTGTGTCTGGTCAATAAAGGGTCCAAGAGCAAGTATTACCTACTTGCCAAGCACCGTGTTTGTGTCAGCCCATGCCTTAGATTGCGACTATAACTCTCTGAAGGAAAATGATATCATTTTGTTTTCAGATTTCTCATCCTTGGATGTCATGGATGAGAATAATGAGAATCTGGGTGAGAATGCAATGCTTTGTGATGACTCACTGTCGAG GGATGATGGTGTTGATGAGGATGAATATGTCCAATGCCTGTGTAAGAATGATGATATTGCAGAGGAGATTGAGAGAATCAGTTTCATATGCTCATGTATATCAGACGCAATTAAATCTGGAGGTTCTGTTTTAATACCAATAGGACGACTTGGGGTTATTCTTTTAATTTTGGAACATATATCAGAAACGTTACTTTCTTCCGACATGAAG GTACCCATATTTATGATTTCTGGTGCAGCAGAAAAAATAATATCCTTTACCAATGCCGTGCCAGAATGGCTATGTAAGCCACGCCAAGAAAAG CTATTCTCGAGGGAGGAGGAGGCATTATTTGGCCATGTGGAGCTTCTGAAGGAAGGCAAACTATCTCTGTTTCCTCATCTATACTCAAAGGGCCTGCT GGCAGCGTGGAAGGAGCCCTGCATTGTATTTTGTCCAGACTGGAACCTTAGGCACAGCACAGCAGTCCATTTGCTTCGTCGGTGGCATGCAGATAAACGGAATCTTCTTGTTTTGGAG CAAGGAGTTGATGCTGAGTTGGCTCTTAAGCCTTTCATGCCTGTGGCAATCCAAGTTCTTGAATGTTCTTTCCTCTCTGGAATAAA GGTGCGGAAAGTCAATCCATTGCTGTCAGTTCTCAAACCGAAGCTTGTTCTG TTTCCTGAAGATTTGAAGTCGCGGTGTCCATCAAAGGAGGACGCTCCATGGTCATACCTGTACTACTCCAAGGGCAAAACCATTGAGATCCCAAACACACGGGAAGACTTCGAGGTGGGGCTTCCAACCGACGTCGCCTTTGGGTTGCAGCCTAGGCAGTTGGACAAGGCCATCGCCGTCGCGAGGCTGAGAGCAAAGCTCCATCTCAGCAAGGGGCAGTACGTGCTGGTTGCTCCGAAGGATCAGTCCGATGAATCGAACCGGCAGTTGCTACACTGGGGAGCTGTCGATGCAGGCCGCCTGTTGTCAGCCTTGCAAGAGAAGGGGATCGAATGCGCTTTTCCTGCAGACGACGATGATGGCCCGGCGGGCTGCGAGCGCTCGATTTTGATCACCAGTCCAGGAGAAGCCCTGGTGAAGATGGCGCCTGAAAAGACCGTGATCTACTGCGACGATGAGAGTACAACCAGGCTGATTTATGATGCTCTCAGCAGTGTTTGTAATGGGATCTAG